Proteins encoded together in one Oncorhynchus mykiss isolate Arlee chromosome 7, USDA_OmykA_1.1, whole genome shotgun sequence window:
- the ppp4r2b gene encoding serine/threonine-protein phosphatase 4 regulatory subunit 2-B isoform X2, which translates to MDDFNASAPDQRGVANPNVDSIPFEDMKERILKIVNGYNGIPFTIQRLCELLTEPKRNYTGTEKFLRGVEKNVMVVSCVHPTSEKNGCSGVNRMNGVMLPGNASAFTERKVNGPGTPRPLNRPKLSLATNGLPDSTENKDPTIEQGHDKPSSEVSASGTQGSSVKNKHHDDEEEEDMEAEQHEVKRLKFSKEDEQEGDTLRHGNNDSLSEEAESMVQEEDDEKRSEAPSTAGTCEDQEPSSTQLEPSAGPGEDEQAEREVPCGSQEECNDMDQSEQQAPAGVLESPEARESDEGSDPVSSSSSVSSSSSEESGAREERASAPSSSTSEPPAEGAMESGSLDTGTSEEPMEQD; encoded by the exons ATGGACGACTTCAATGCCTCAGCACCCGATCAAAGGGGGGTAGCCAATCCCAATGTGGACTCCATTCCATTTGAGGACATGAAGGAGAGGATACTGAAGATTGTGAATGGATACAATGG AATTCCATTTACGATTCAGCGTTTGTGTGAGCTGCTTACAGAACCCAAGAGAAATTACACAGGGACAGAGAAATTCCTCAGAGGTGTTGAGAAG AATGTGATGGTGGTCAGCTGTGTGCATCCTACTTCAGA GAAAAACGGATGCAGTGGTGTGAATAGAATGAATGGTGTTATGTTGCCTGGGAACGCATCTGCTTTTACGGAGAG GAAAGTGAATGGCCCAGGGACCCCCAGGCCGCTGAACAGACCAAAGCTCTCTCTAGCGACAAACGGCCTACCGGACAGTACAGAAAACAAAGACCCTACCATAGAGCAGGGACATGACAAACCCTCCAG TGAGGTGTCGGCATCAGGTACCCAGGGGAGCTCTGTGAAGAACAAGCACCATGACGACGAGGAAGAAGAGGATATGGAGGCGGAGCAACACGAGGTGAAGAGGCTCAAGTTCAGCAAAGAGGATGAGCAGGAGGGGGACACCCTCAGACACGGCAACAATGACAGTTTGTCGGAAGAGGCAGAGTCTATGGTCCAGGAGGAGGATGACGAGAAGAGAAGTGAGGCTCCCAGTACTGCTGGGACTTGTGAAGACCAAG AGCCATCGAGCACACAGTTGGAGCCATCAGCAGGGCCCGGGGAGGACgagcaggcagagagggaggttcCTTGTGGCTCCCAAGAGGAATGTAATGACATGGACCAGTCAGAACAGCAGGCCCCTGCTGGCGTCCTGGAGAGCCCTGAGGCCCGGGAAAGCGATGAGGGCAGTGACCcagtcagcagcagcagtagtgtcagcagcagtagcagtgagGAGAGTGGAGCCAGGGAAGAGAGAGCCTCTGCTCCCTCCAGCAGTACTTCTGAGCCACCTGCAGAGGGCGCCATGGAGAGCGGTAGCCTGGACACTGGGACCAGTGAGGAGCCCATGGAGCAGGACTAG
- the ppp4r2b gene encoding serine/threonine-protein phosphatase 4 regulatory subunit 2-B isoform X1, with protein MMEIDSLQEALKDFDNKGKKEVAPLLDQFLCHVAKTGETIVQWSQFKSYFLFKLEKVMDDFNASAPDQRGVANPNVDSIPFEDMKERILKIVNGYNGIPFTIQRLCELLTEPKRNYTGTEKFLRGVEKNVMVVSCVHPTSEKNGCSGVNRMNGVMLPGNASAFTERKVNGPGTPRPLNRPKLSLATNGLPDSTENKDPTIEQGHDKPSSEVSASGTQGSSVKNKHHDDEEEEDMEAEQHEVKRLKFSKEDEQEGDTLRHGNNDSLSEEAESMVQEEDDEKRSEAPSTAGTCEDQEPSSTQLEPSAGPGEDEQAEREVPCGSQEECNDMDQSEQQAPAGVLESPEARESDEGSDPVSSSSSVSSSSSEESGAREERASAPSSSTSEPPAEGAMESGSLDTGTSEEPMEQD; from the exons TGTTCAGTGGTCTCAGTTTAAAAGCTATTTCCTCTTCAAACTGGAGAAGGTGATGGACGACTTCAATGCCTCAGCACCCGATCAAAGGGGGGTAGCCAATCCCAATGTGGACTCCATTCCATTTGAGGACATGAAGGAGAGGATACTGAAGATTGTGAATGGATACAATGG AATTCCATTTACGATTCAGCGTTTGTGTGAGCTGCTTACAGAACCCAAGAGAAATTACACAGGGACAGAGAAATTCCTCAGAGGTGTTGAGAAG AATGTGATGGTGGTCAGCTGTGTGCATCCTACTTCAGA GAAAAACGGATGCAGTGGTGTGAATAGAATGAATGGTGTTATGTTGCCTGGGAACGCATCTGCTTTTACGGAGAG GAAAGTGAATGGCCCAGGGACCCCCAGGCCGCTGAACAGACCAAAGCTCTCTCTAGCGACAAACGGCCTACCGGACAGTACAGAAAACAAAGACCCTACCATAGAGCAGGGACATGACAAACCCTCCAG TGAGGTGTCGGCATCAGGTACCCAGGGGAGCTCTGTGAAGAACAAGCACCATGACGACGAGGAAGAAGAGGATATGGAGGCGGAGCAACACGAGGTGAAGAGGCTCAAGTTCAGCAAAGAGGATGAGCAGGAGGGGGACACCCTCAGACACGGCAACAATGACAGTTTGTCGGAAGAGGCAGAGTCTATGGTCCAGGAGGAGGATGACGAGAAGAGAAGTGAGGCTCCCAGTACTGCTGGGACTTGTGAAGACCAAG AGCCATCGAGCACACAGTTGGAGCCATCAGCAGGGCCCGGGGAGGACgagcaggcagagagggaggttcCTTGTGGCTCCCAAGAGGAATGTAATGACATGGACCAGTCAGAACAGCAGGCCCCTGCTGGCGTCCTGGAGAGCCCTGAGGCCCGGGAAAGCGATGAGGGCAGTGACCcagtcagcagcagcagtagtgtcagcagcagtagcagtgagGAGAGTGGAGCCAGGGAAGAGAGAGCCTCTGCTCCCTCCAGCAGTACTTCTGAGCCACCTGCAGAGGGCGCCATGGAGAGCGGTAGCCTGGACACTGGGACCAGTGAGGAGCCCATGGAGCAGGACTAG